The genomic window GGGACTTCGCGCCCGTGAGCCTGCTCGGCGTGCTCAACACCGGCCTGATCGCCACGCCCGGCGTGGAGGCACGCGACGCACGCGCCCTCATCGCCGCGCTCAAGGCCCGGCCTGATTCGGTGGCGGTCGCGACCGCGGGCATCGGCAGCTATTCGCACCTGTCGGCGCTGTGGTTCAACAGCGCCGCGGGCGTGAAGACCAACCTCGTGCCCTACAACAGCAGCAGCCCCTACGTCGACCTGATCGCGGGCCAGGTGCAGCTGATGTTCGACGGCCTGCCGGCCGCCGCGGGCAACATCCACACCGGCAAGCTCAGGCTGCTGGCCATCACCGGCAAGGAGCGCGCGCCGAGCTTCCCCGACGTGCCCACCTTCGCCGAGGCCGGCCTGCCCGACTACGCGCCGATCGCCTGGCAGGGGCTGCTCGCGCCCGCGGGCACGCCCAAGCCCGTGCTCGAGAAGCTCAGCGCCGCGATGCGCAAGGCCTGCCAGTCGAACGAGCTGGCGCGCAAGTGGCGCGACTACGGCGGCGAGCTGCGCTGCAACACGCCCGCGGAGTTCAAGGCCTTCATCGATGCCGACCGCGCGATGTGGGGCAAGGTGATCCGCGAGGCGCGGGTGAAGCTCGATTGAGTGGGGGACGGCGCGGCGCGGGTGCGCCGTACCGTCGATTCAGCCTATTTCCCGGTCGTGCGGGGAACGAAAGCGAACGAGCGCTTTTCGTAGTCGCGGTAGTCGAGGGACACGCCGTAGGCGGCCGTCACGCCGTCCTCCTTCGTGCCGACGCCGATGACCGTCGGCACGTACGAGTTCGGATTCACCGAGGGCGCGGCGCTGGGCACGAGCCTGCTCTGGATGTAGTAGTAGCCGAGCTCCTTGGTGGGAACCAGGCTCCAGAGCTGATGGTCCCGCAGGCCGGCCTGAAGCGGTTGGACCGTGATCCTGGGGTCCTCGCCCGTGGTGTCGCCGGTGAGCGTCAGGTAGAGGTTCGGGCCGATCTCGGACTTCAGGTACCACCAGCCCGCTTCACCGGATTTCTCGAACTTCCAGAGCTGGTTCTCCGCGTCAGGGCTCGACTTGGACTTCTTCTCCCACAGGATCACGCGGGCGCCGGCCTCGTGCGAAGCGTCCATGATGTCGAGGACTTCGGGCATCGGGCCGTTGCGACGGATGAAGAATTGGGTCTCGAGCGGCACGATGCGCTCGCTGGCGGAAGGCGTGGCCGCCGGTGCAGCGCCGGCATCATTGGCGAGACGCACGGGCACGTCCTGCGTCGCATTGCTCCAGTATTTCTTGATCAGGTCGATGGCTTCGGAGATATCCAGCGAATTGGCACTGTCCTGTAGAAGTTCTATGGCCTGCGGATTGGTCGAATTCTCGGGAATGAAGCAGGGCAGCGTTGGATTGAGATTCACATACCGATCGCCCAGAAGCATCTTGGCGATCTGCGGCATGAGTTCCGACGAGGTCCCGTTCAGACTCAAATCCAACACGGGAGAAGACCCTTGTTGATTCATGAGAAATGGCGTGATGTTGTCGAAGGGGTTGTTGTCCCCTTTCATCCATTGTTCCGCGCCCCAATCGTGGGTGTCGCTTTGCAGCCAATAGGGCATGTAGCCGGTGCCGATCGTGATGGCCGCGATCTGATCGAGTCGCCATCCATTGCGAACGGCCAGCGCGATGGCCGCAACCGTGGGGTCGTGATTGAAGAACGCGCCGTCGACGTTTCCTTCCATCGACCCGAGCTGGCCGGGCATCGCGCCGCTGGAGGTGGCCGCGACGGCAATGAGCGTATGGCCGTTGCCGTCGAGTCCGTCCTGCTTGTCCTGGGCGGTTCCGAGCATGTTCGTGAACATCATCGGCTTCCAGGGCGTGGGCATCATCCTTTCCATGCTGCCGATGTTCTCGGGTTCCGGCTCCACGGAGCCGACGTTGAACGAAACGAGCAGGACGTCCTTGCCCGCTTGCGAAATCGTGTTCTTCCCGTGGAGTTTTTCCTGGCTGGCCAATACGTCGTCGATCGGATACGCGGGCGTATCGGGATGCGTATTCATCTTGTTATAAAAACCCAATTCGCTGCCCTTGAACAGCTCGATCAAATTGGCCGGATCCGGAGTGGCCAACAGTTCGCTCGAGATGATCGATCCGGTGGAACAGCCGGCGTACATCCGGGTCTGATTGAGAACTTCTGCATCAGCGTCGTAAAGACGCTGGAGGATGGTGGCGGAAAGCAAACCGCGAATGCCGCCGCCCACGAATGACAGGATCGTGTAATAGCCGGTCTTTTCTGAAGCCATGGAGTTTCCTTTCGATGAGGGATTCCCAACTTTGGGAATCGCAGTTTCGATTGGTGGCAACTCGCTGGCACCTTACTTTTTCTTGCAATGACGAATAGCTATTTAATTAACTATTTGGTGTTGCAACGGAATTCGGTGGGATGCATTGGGGGATTCCTGGCCCGGGCCAAGGCGAATCCGCAGGACGCCAACCACGGCTCGCCGGCCGCGGGCTCCATGCCGCAACGCATCGGCGCGTCACGAATCGAGATGGCGCTCGCGGCTCCACTGCTCGACGAAGGTCCTCGCATCCTGCTTCAACGCACCCACGACATCGGGGGCGTCGGTGCCCGCCACCACGAGGCGTCGCCGGACGACGCCGCCCAGATTCAGATCGGCATGGCCCGATGCGAAGGCCGCGCCTTGGGTGGTCGTGACACGAATCTTCACGTGCCACCCCTGGTAGCAGAAGTCGAGTTCGGTATCAGGAGTCATGGCAGGCGAGGCGACGTTCGCCCAGCGGGAAATAGCTCGAGATGAAACTGATAGCAAATATATCAATGAGTAGCAATTCTATCTATCCCGATCGACCCTGATACCCGACGCGCTGCGCCGGCGCGCATCTCAACGGAAGCGCTTGCTGAATTCGCGCACCACCCCGATCACGCGCGCCACGCCGAGCGGCTTGATGGGGTAGCGCGGGTTGAGGGGCCGCAGGTAGAACTCGCCCCCATCCCTGACCAGCTGCTTGAAGGTGGTCTGCGCGTGCTCGTTGAGCGCGATGACGTAGTCGCCGGGCAGCACCTCGAGGTCGGGCTCCACGATGATGATCGAGCCCTCGGGAAAGGAGTCGCCCATCTCGCTGGCCATGCTGTCGCCGTGCACGCGCAGCGCGTAGGTGTGGCGCTTGACCGGGACCGTCACGGGGACGGTCTCGAAACTGCCGCGTGGCTTGAAGTTGTCGATGACCGTGTAGTTGCCGGCCTCGACCTCGGACACCAGCGGCACCTCAGCGCGCATGACCGTGCCCTGGCTGATGTTCGGCCCGCCCGAGAGCAGTTCGCCGACGGAGATGCCGAGCAGTTCGGCAACGCGCGGCTGGTTGGCGCGCTTGGGCGCGGTGCCTCCGGCTTTTTCCCATTGCTGGACCGCGCCCCGACTCACACCGACGGCGTCAGCAAACTGCTGCTCGCTCATCCCGAGCCGTCGGCGCCCTTCGCGAATCAGTCTATGAATGCTCATAGTCTAGAGGCTAGGTCCTCCGATGGATGGAAAATAAATCATAGCTAGACGTTCTTGCTAGCTTGACTCTCCCATCCATGGGGAACGAACCTCCGGCGGCGCGCGCGCCGGAAACGCGGCTGCCGGCTCAGCCGGCCAGATCGAAGCAGCAGCCCCCGTAGTAGGCCTTGTCGCCGCCGTCCACGAACGGCACCTCGATCGGCTTGCCTTCGTTGCGCCAGCCGTCGCGGCGACGGTAGCCGGCCTGCTTGAGTTGCGCCATCAGCTCGTCGTGGTGCTCGATGCGGTAGGGGCAGACCGCGAAGCCGATGCTGTTGAGCGTGTAGAGGGTGCGATCGGGATGCAGCGCCGTGGTGTTCAGCACGATGCGCCGGGGCTTCACCGCGAGCGCGGCGAGGATCTCCGACAGCCGTTGCGGCAGGTACTGCAGGCTGCCCGAGGCATACAGCACGTCGCAGCCGCTGGCATCGGCCGGCGCCGTCGTGAAGCCGAGCTGGGCGGCCGCGTCGCGCTGCAGCGCCAGCGCCTCGCCGGCGCGCACCACGCCGGGCACGTCGCACACGGTCCAGCGCAGGCCATCGGGATAGGGCAGCACGCGGCGGAACGCGTAGTACTTGATTCCCACGTGCCCCCCGAGGTCGAAGATGCGCGTCATGCCTTCCTCGAGCGAGCGCCCGAGCCAGAACAGCGCCGGGTAGTCGTAGAAGTAGACCTGGTGGCTGTAGAGCTGCGTGGCCGCCTGCGCGTTGTCGTAGCCCACCGCCTTGGAGGGCGGCGCGCCGGCTTCGGCCGCGGCGAAGCTCCCGAACGAGCCCATGAAGAGATTGTCGTCCTCGTTGTCGAGGAACTTGCGCCGGTAGGCGTTCGCGCCGGGCAGCCGCGCCAGCAGGTTCGAGAGCATTGCAGGCCCCTTTCCAAGGAATTGATTTTTTCGCGCCGGGGCCGATGCTGCTTGTGATTCCCGGAAATTACAAATCCCCGGCCGATTTTTCGATTCCGCTTACGAAGCGGATGAATTATTAACGTCCGCGCCGCCGATCGGGCAATTGAAATCGCCTCGAACCGAATTGAAGGCCCGATCCGCCCTCCTGCCGCGAGCCATGGAAGCCGCTATTCCAGACCGCTCGCACCCGCCGCAGCGCTTCGAAAAAACACGCATTTCCCCAGGGAAACCGCCTCCGGGACGGGCCCGACCTACCCATCTGGAGAGCCTTTGCGGCGCTTTTCCGGTTCAAAAGCCAAATGGCTACCTCGTTTAATCAATATTCGGTAGTTCCCATCTGAAATAAATAAGTCCAAACGTAATTGGCCTCTGAAATAGGGCCCACGCCCAACTTCAAACCTCCTACTATTTCGACACAAATTCATAACAAACAAATGCTTGCGTCGTCGAATCAATAGCCGTTCGAAGCTGTTTTTTCGCTGTCTTCTGCAATTTCGAATCGGACGGTGATATGGACATTCAGACGATGTTTCCGGAATTCCCGGAAAGCCGCAGCCTCGCATGGGAGGACCTGTTCGCGGCGCGCACCGAGCTCGGTGCCGGCCCGAGGCTGGCGTGCAGCCTGCCCTTGCCGATCGACACGGCGCGCCATCCGGGCAGCCTCCACCGGTTCTCCGACGCGCCATGGGCCGCGGCCTGGGTACTGCTGCAATCGCGCTGGCTGGGCCGGGCCGAGCCGGTGCTCCATGAAGCCGCGAGCACCGGCGATGCATTCGCCTCGTCCTTCGCCCGGGATGCGGCACCGACCGCCGCCGAATGGATCGCCGCCATCGACTGCCGGCGCGGCGAGGCCAGCGCGACGCCGCTGCCCACCGAACCGCCCGCCGTGCTGTGGCTGCGCGACGCCATCGACGCCGCCGCGGCGCCCGCGCCGATCCGGCTGCGCTTCGGCGCCGAGCCGCCCTGCCTGCACGCCGACGCGGCCGCCGGCTGGCTCGATGCCCTCTCGCTGCAGCAACTGCTCGCGGCAGTGGCCGATACCGCGGCCGACCTCCTGTCGCGCCCCGACGCGCCGATCGACGACATCCGCAACCTGCCCCAGGCCGACCGCGAACGGCAGCTCGCCAAGTGGAACCGCCCCGTGGCGCCGCTGGACCGCGCGCTGACCGTGACGGGCCGCTTCCGCGCCCAGGCCGCCGCCGTGCCTGAGGCCTTCGCGCTGGTCCAGGGCCGGACCCGCCTGAGCTACCGCGAACTCGACCGCCGCTCCGACGTGCTCGCGCAGTGCCTGCAGCAGCGCGGCGTGCAGGCGGGCGACACGGTCGCCCTCGTGCTCGAACGCTCGATCGACGCGGTGGTCGCGCTCCTCGCGATCCTCAAGGCCGGCGCGGCCTACCTGCCGATCCCGACCGAGCAGCCGCGCGAGCGCATCGCCGCGATGCTGGCGCAGGCCGGTGCGCGGCTGGCGGTCGCGGCCGAGGCCTTCGATGCGCTGCTGCCCCCGTCGACCCCGCTGCTGCGCGTCGACGCACGCCCCGATGACGGCCGGGCCGGCAGCGGGCGCGCGCCGGCGATCGACGGCGAATCGCTGGCCTACCTCATGTACACCTCGGGCTCCACCGGCACGCCCAAGGGCATCGCGATCTGCCATCGCGCGATCCTGCGCCTGGTCGTCGGCTCGGACTTCGCCGCCTTCGGCCATGGCCTGGCCATGCTGCATGCCGCCCCGCTGGGCTTCGACGCGGCCACGCTCGAGATCTGGGGGCCGCTGCTCAACGGCGGCTGCTGCGTGGTCCACGACGAACGGCTGCCCACCGGCGCGGGGCTCGCGCGCACCATTGCCCGGCACGACGTGCACACGGCCTGGCTCACGGCCGCGCTCTTCAATGCGGTGGTCGACGACGATCCCGCCCACCTCGCGGGACTGCGCCACCTGATCACCGGCGGCGAGGCGCTGTCGCTGCCGCACGTGCGGCGCGCACTCGCCGCGCTGCCGGGGCTGGTGCTCAGCAACGGCTACGGCCCGACCGAGTGCACCACCTTCGCGGCGACCCACCGCATTCCCGCCGTGCTGCCCGACACGCTGCGCTCGGTGCCGCTCGGCCGCCCGATCCAGGACACGGTGCTGCGCGTGCTGAGCCCTTCGCTCGCGCTGCTGCCGGCGGGCCTGGTGGGCGAGCTCTGCATCGGCGGCCATGGCCTGGCGCGCGGCTACCTGGGCCAGCCCGCGCTGAGCGCGCAGCGTTTCGTCGCCGATCCCTTCGGCGCGGCCGGCGATCGCCTCTACCGCAGCGGCGACCTGGCGCGCTGGCTGCCGGACGGCACGATCGAGTTCGTCGGCCGCCGCGACGGGCAGGTCAAGATCCATGGCCACCGGGTCGAGCTCGGCGAGATCGAGACCGCCCTGCTCGCGCATCCGGCGATCCAGTCCTGCGCGGTGGTCGCGCGCCCCGATGCCGGCGGCGCGCTGCGCCTGGTGGCTTATCTGGTCGCGCGTGCGCAGCCGCTGCCCTGGGAGGCGCTGCGCGCCCACCTCGCGGCCCTGCTGCCCGCCGCGCTGCTGCCTTCGGCGCAGCTGTGGCTGCCCCGGCTGCCGCTCACGCCCAACGGCAAGCTCGACCGCCAGGCCCTGCCCGAGCCGGCCGGTGAGCGGCCCGCGCTCGCGCAGGCCTACGAGGTGCCGCGCGATGCCGCCGAGCAGACGGTGTGCGAGGCCTTCGCGCAGGTGCTGCAGCTCGCCGAGGTCGGCCGGCACGACAACTTCTTCGACCTCGGCGGCGACTCGATGCGCGTGCTGCAGGTGCTGGCCGTGCTCCAGCGCGACCAGAGCGCGCCGCTGTCGACCAACCTGTTCTTCAGCCATCCCACGCCCGCCGCGATCGCGGACCGGCTGCGTCCGCGCGGCAAGGCGAAGCCCCGCGCCGCCATCGAGGCGCCGCGCGAACGCGCCGTGGCCGCCAGCGCCGACGTCGATGTCGACGCCATCGCCCTCGTCGGCACCGCCGGCCGCTTTCCGGGCGCGGCCGATGTCGAGCAGTTCTGGGACAACCTCCTGGCCGGCCGCGACAGCATCAGCTTCTTCGACGACGCCACGCTCGACGCCGGCGTGAGCGAGGCGCTGCGGCGCGACCCGGCCTACGTGCGGGCGCGCGGCGTGATCGACGGCATCGAGGACTTCGACGCGGCCTTTTTCGGCATCGCGCCGAAGGAAGCCGCGCTGATGGACCCGCAGCAACGCGTGTTCCTCGAGATCTGCTGGGAATGCCTGGAGCGCGCGGGCTACGTGCCCGATGCCGCGCCGGGCCCGGTCGGCGTGTATGCCGGCATGTACAACGCCAGCTACGCGCAGCGCCACCTGAGCACCCGGCCCGACCTGGTCGAGGCGGTCGGCGAGTTCCAGACGATGCTGGCCAACGAGAAGGACTACATCGCCACCCGCGTCGCGCACCGGCTCAACCTCACCGGGCCGGCGGTCAGCGTGCACACCGCCTGCTCGACCTCGCTGGTCGCGGTGGCCCAGGCCTTCCATGCGCTGCGCAGCGGCCAGTGCTACATGGCGCTGGCCGGCGGCGCCGCGGTCACCTGCCCGCCGCGCAGCGGCTACCTCTACAACGAGGGCGCGATGCTCTCGCCCGACGGCCGCACGCGCAGCTTCGACGCGAAGGCGCAGGGCACGGTCTTCAGCGACGGCGCGGCCGTGGTGCTGCTCAAGCGGCTGGCCGACGCGCAGGCCGACGGCGACACCATCCATGCCGTGCTGCGCAGCGCCTGCGTCAACAACGACGGCGGCGCGAAGGCCAGCTTCACCGCGCCCAGCGTCGACGGGCAGGCCGCGGTCATCCGCGCGGCGCTGGCCGCGGCCCGGGTCGACGCACGCAGCATCTCCTTCGTCGAGGCGCATGGCACCGCCACGCCGATGGGCGACCCGATCGAGGTCGAGGCGCTGGCCAGTGCCTTCGCCGAGCACACCGATGCGCTGGACTTCTGCACGCTGGGATCGCTCAAGAGCAACGTCGGCCACATGGTCACGGCCGCCGGCGCGGCCGGGCTGATCAAGACGGCGCTGGCGCTGCAGCACGAATGCATTCCGCCGACCGCGCATTTCACCGAGCCGCATCCCGCGATCGGCTTCGAACGCACGCCCTTTCGCGTCAACCCGCAGCCGAAGCCCTGGCCACGCGGCGCGCAGCCGCGCCGCGCCGGCGTGAGCTCGTTCGGCGTCGGCGGCACCAATGCCCACGTCATCGTGGAGGAGGCGCCCGCGCGCGCGCCCTCGGCACCCGACGAGGGCCTGCACGTGCTGCCGCTGGCCGCGCGTTCCGAGGCCGCGCTGGCGCTGGCGACCGAGCGGCTCGCGGCCCACCTCGAGACCCATCCGGAGGATTCGCTGGCCGACGTGGCCCACACGCTCGCGGTCGGCCGCAAGGCGCACGCCTTCCGCCGCGTGGTGGTGGCGGCCCGCGCGCACGACGCGGTGGCCGCGCTGCGCGACCCCGGTTCGCCATGGCGCGCGAGCGGCAGCGCGGGCGCGCGGGTGCCGCAGCTGGTGCTGATGTTCCCGGGCCAGGGCGCCCAGTACGCCGGCATGGGCCGGGCGCTGCACGCGGGCGACCCGGTGTTCGCGGCGGCCTTCGACGACGCCCTCGCGGCCTTCGCGGGCGAACTGGACTTCGACCTGCGCGAGCGCATGTTCTCGAGCGATCCGCAGGCCCTGCTGCCGACCTCCGTCGCGCAGCCGGCGCTGTTCACGCTCGAATATGCGCTGGCGCGCCGCCTGCTCTCGCTCGGCGCCCGGCCGCAGTTGCTGAT from Variovorax paradoxus includes these protein-coding regions:
- a CDS encoding tripartite tricarboxylate transporter substrate binding protein, with product MNVSKTRGRRWLAPGCIAVMGMLVGTAWAQADYPSKAVRIIAPFPAGSGPDANAREIAAELTKILGQSFYVENRPGASNIIGTEVAAKAPADGYSLYIGTTSSLSVVPHLYSKLPFDAERDFAPVSLLGVLNTGLIATPGVEARDARALIAALKARPDSVAVATAGIGSYSHLSALWFNSAAGVKTNLVPYNSSSPYVDLIAGQVQLMFDGLPAAAGNIHTGKLRLLAITGKERAPSFPDVPTFAEAGLPDYAPIAWQGLLAPAGTPKPVLEKLSAAMRKACQSNELARKWRDYGGELRCNTPAEFKAFIDADRAMWGKVIREARVKLD
- a CDS encoding patatin-like phospholipase family protein, which translates into the protein MASEKTGYYTILSFVGGGIRGLLSATILQRLYDADAEVLNQTRMYAGCSTGSIISSELLATPDPANLIELFKGSELGFYNKMNTHPDTPAYPIDDVLASQEKLHGKNTISQAGKDVLLVSFNVGSVEPEPENIGSMERMMPTPWKPMMFTNMLGTAQDKQDGLDGNGHTLIAVAATSSGAMPGQLGSMEGNVDGAFFNHDPTVAAIALAVRNGWRLDQIAAITIGTGYMPYWLQSDTHDWGAEQWMKGDNNPFDNITPFLMNQQGSSPVLDLSLNGTSSELMPQIAKMLLGDRYVNLNPTLPCFIPENSTNPQAIELLQDSANSLDISEAIDLIKKYWSNATQDVPVRLANDAGAAPAATPSASERIVPLETQFFIRRNGPMPEVLDIMDASHEAGARVILWEKKSKSSPDAENQLWKFEKSGEAGWWYLKSEIGPNLYLTLTGDTTGEDPRITVQPLQAGLRDHQLWSLVPTKELGYYYIQSRLVPSAAPSVNPNSYVPTVIGVGTKEDGVTAAYGVSLDYRDYEKRSFAFVPRTTGK
- a CDS encoding methyltransferase, TIGR04325 family, which gives rise to MLSNLLARLPGANAYRRKFLDNEDDNLFMGSFGSFAAAEAGAPPSKAVGYDNAQAATQLYSHQVYFYDYPALFWLGRSLEEGMTRIFDLGGHVGIKYYAFRRVLPYPDGLRWTVCDVPGVVRAGEALALQRDAAAQLGFTTAPADASGCDVLYASGSLQYLPQRLSEILAALAVKPRRIVLNTTALHPDRTLYTLNSIGFAVCPYRIEHHDELMAQLKQAGYRRRDGWRNEGKPIEVPFVDGGDKAYYGGCCFDLAG
- a CDS encoding amino acid adenylation domain-containing protein translates to MDIQTMFPEFPESRSLAWEDLFAARTELGAGPRLACSLPLPIDTARHPGSLHRFSDAPWAAAWVLLQSRWLGRAEPVLHEAASTGDAFASSFARDAAPTAAEWIAAIDCRRGEASATPLPTEPPAVLWLRDAIDAAAAPAPIRLRFGAEPPCLHADAAAGWLDALSLQQLLAAVADTAADLLSRPDAPIDDIRNLPQADRERQLAKWNRPVAPLDRALTVTGRFRAQAAAVPEAFALVQGRTRLSYRELDRRSDVLAQCLQQRGVQAGDTVALVLERSIDAVVALLAILKAGAAYLPIPTEQPRERIAAMLAQAGARLAVAAEAFDALLPPSTPLLRVDARPDDGRAGSGRAPAIDGESLAYLMYTSGSTGTPKGIAICHRAILRLVVGSDFAAFGHGLAMLHAAPLGFDAATLEIWGPLLNGGCCVVHDERLPTGAGLARTIARHDVHTAWLTAALFNAVVDDDPAHLAGLRHLITGGEALSLPHVRRALAALPGLVLSNGYGPTECTTFAATHRIPAVLPDTLRSVPLGRPIQDTVLRVLSPSLALLPAGLVGELCIGGHGLARGYLGQPALSAQRFVADPFGAAGDRLYRSGDLARWLPDGTIEFVGRRDGQVKIHGHRVELGEIETALLAHPAIQSCAVVARPDAGGALRLVAYLVARAQPLPWEALRAHLAALLPAALLPSAQLWLPRLPLTPNGKLDRQALPEPAGERPALAQAYEVPRDAAEQTVCEAFAQVLQLAEVGRHDNFFDLGGDSMRVLQVLAVLQRDQSAPLSTNLFFSHPTPAAIADRLRPRGKAKPRAAIEAPRERAVAASADVDVDAIALVGTAGRFPGAADVEQFWDNLLAGRDSISFFDDATLDAGVSEALRRDPAYVRARGVIDGIEDFDAAFFGIAPKEAALMDPQQRVFLEICWECLERAGYVPDAAPGPVGVYAGMYNASYAQRHLSTRPDLVEAVGEFQTMLANEKDYIATRVAHRLNLTGPAVSVHTACSTSLVAVAQAFHALRSGQCYMALAGGAAVTCPPRSGYLYNEGAMLSPDGRTRSFDAKAQGTVFSDGAAVVLLKRLADAQADGDTIHAVLRSACVNNDGGAKASFTAPSVDGQAAVIRAALAAARVDARSISFVEAHGTATPMGDPIEVEALASAFAEHTDALDFCTLGSLKSNVGHMVTAAGAAGLIKTALALQHECIPPTAHFTEPHPAIGFERTPFRVNPQPKPWPRGAQPRRAGVSSFGVGGTNAHVIVEEAPARAPSAPDEGLHVLPLAARSEAALALATERLAAHLETHPEDSLADVAHTLAVGRKAHAFRRVVVAARAHDAVAALRDPGSPWRASGSAGARVPQLVLMFPGQGAQYAGMGRALHAGDPVFAAAFDDALAAFAGELDFDLRERMFSSDPQALLPTSVAQPALFTLEYALARRLLSLGARPQLLIGHSVGEFVAAVLAGVMRLEDAARLVARRGALMQAQPAGAMLSVRLGAAELLARLDPSLSLAADNGPTACVAAGPSEAIAALQASLQQEDIASRALQTSHAFHSSMMDEVVAPFEALVRQVVLRAPQIPIVSTLTGQPLGEVEATSAAYWAQHVRGTVRFSPALRDTLARLSQPLFVETGPRNTLATLARQHAGTAVSLLHGDPADEVALLRLASARLWTRGAEIELARLSNRTDARRVRLPTTPFERQRCWVDIAPPLSALVTAAAPAAAPLVPPIALESTVTVATPSPLPPASASTLDARLRALFEDICGLDMAQADGHAPFAELGLDSLTLTQAATQIRKHFKVELSFRQLMENHRSFDALGAFLRQSLPDEAPAAPAAPIAVTVPVMPAMAVPRFDENAGAFQLPQLIAQQMDIMRQQLALLSGAASVAPAAAVVPQPVAEPAIAPAATAPQRYDVAKAFGAIARIHTQRTAEPSARQKARLAAFVRRYVERTRRSKQFTVDNRPHMADPRVVNGFRPLTKEIAYQIVVERSKGSKLWDIDGNEYVDALNGFGMNMFGWQPDFVQEAVRRQLDAGYEIGPQHPLAADVAGLVCELTGSDRAALCNTGSEAVMAALRIARTVTGRSTVVVFTGSYHGTFDEVLVRAGRNAKGLSAAPGVMSGMFGDIRVLDYGTPEALAFIREHADELAAVLVEPVQSRRPDFQPREFLHALRAITEQHGCCLVFDEVITGFRVALGGAQALFGVRADLATYGKVIGGGFPIGVVAGRRAYMDALDGGAWQYGDDSIPGVGVTYFAGTFVRHPLALAAAKAALTHLKEAGAALQEGLNQRTGAMADELSAWCLEVGAPIAIGRCGSLWRVNWLEEHPLQDLLFAMMRSRGIHILDNFPCFLTSAHGAQDIAAIQAAFKASVAELQESDFLPRRAPSPLSFEVRKDARDGSVLARDVDGQPFWYVPAADGGALPALADPVPAGGANAKAVA